Proteins found in one Bacillus sp. BGMRC 2118 genomic segment:
- the spoVB gene encoding stage V sporulation protein B: MSKQTFIKGTLILILANLIVKVLGFINRVVVARVMGEEGVGLYMMAFPTLLLAITLTQIGLPVAISKLVAEADALGDKRRIKKILVVSLSITGTLSIIFTTGMIVLAPFLSQNLLTDPRTLYPLLAIAPIVPIVALSSVLRGYFQGKQNMKPAAFSQVIEQVVRITLVAVFTSALLPYGVEFAAAGAMISVVLGELASLIYMITMFKIKKRVRVRKDFFKSVKSGKETFRQLMGIALPTTGSRLIGSVSYFFEPIVVAQSLALAGVTTVLATRQYGELTGYAMPLLMLPTFITYSLSVSLVPAISEAAAQNKTLLIEHRLQQALRLSFVTGGLAVVVLYVFAEPAMQLMYGTSNSAIFVKVMAPFFIFYYFQGPLTAVLQAMDLAKAALINSFIGSAVKIAAIFALATRPELGIMGVALAIVIGMVLVTLLHFFTVVKVISYTFYVRDYIKSFITMGLAGVGGHYFLQYVFTSLHLSIRTLLAVMVTTILYVILLLIFKLVKKDEVERIPYIGRYISPFI, translated from the coding sequence ATGTCGAAACAAACATTTATAAAAGGGACATTAATATTAATTTTAGCGAACCTCATTGTGAAAGTCTTAGGCTTTATTAATCGAGTTGTTGTAGCCAGAGTAATGGGAGAAGAAGGGGTAGGACTTTATATGATGGCCTTTCCGACACTACTACTTGCCATCACACTCACACAAATTGGATTACCTGTAGCGATCTCTAAGCTTGTGGCAGAAGCTGACGCACTCGGTGACAAGAGAAGAATTAAGAAGATCTTAGTTGTTTCTCTCTCAATAACCGGAACATTAAGTATTATTTTTACAACGGGAATGATTGTACTTGCTCCCTTTTTATCTCAAAATCTATTAACGGATCCTAGAACATTATATCCCTTACTCGCAATCGCACCAATTGTCCCAATCGTAGCATTATCTTCCGTATTAAGGGGGTATTTCCAAGGTAAACAAAACATGAAGCCAGCTGCCTTTTCTCAAGTCATTGAACAGGTTGTGAGAATTACATTAGTGGCTGTATTTACAAGTGCCCTGCTTCCATATGGAGTGGAATTCGCAGCAGCCGGTGCAATGATTTCTGTTGTCCTTGGTGAACTTGCTTCTCTTATTTATATGATCACCATGTTTAAAATAAAAAAGAGAGTTCGAGTTCGGAAAGACTTTTTTAAATCAGTGAAATCAGGTAAGGAAACGTTCAGACAGCTTATGGGTATTGCATTGCCTACTACAGGCAGTAGATTAATAGGTTCTGTGTCATATTTCTTTGAGCCTATTGTTGTTGCACAGAGTTTGGCACTAGCCGGGGTAACCACTGTTCTCGCAACAAGGCAGTATGGTGAACTGACAGGATATGCTATGCCGTTATTGATGCTTCCTACATTTATTACGTACTCATTATCGGTATCTCTCGTGCCTGCTATAAGTGAAGCCGCAGCACAAAATAAAACATTATTAATTGAACATCGACTGCAACAGGCATTACGATTAAGTTTTGTAACGGGAGGTTTAGCAGTTGTCGTGTTATATGTATTTGCAGAGCCTGCCATGCAGTTAATGTACGGAACCTCTAACTCTGCTATTTTTGTAAAAGTAATGGCTCCCTTTTTTATCTTTTATTATTTCCAGGGACCACTTACTGCTGTACTACAAGCAATGGACTTGGCTAAAGCCGCTTTAATTAATAGCTTTATAGGCTCTGCCGTAAAAATTGCAGCTATTTTCGCCCTTGCTACAAGGCCGGAGTTAGGTATTATGGGAGTAGCACTGGCTATTGTAATCGGTATGGTTCTTGTCACACTGCTACACTTCTTTACCGTTGTTAAGGTCATTTCCTATACGTTCTATGTGAGAGATTATATCAAAAGCTTTATTACAATGGGACTTGCAGGTGTTGGAGGACATTACTTTTTACAATATGTGTTTACATCACTTCACTTATCCATTCGAACACTACTAGCCGTTATGGTAACAACCATACTGTACGTAATCCTTTTATTGATCTTTAAACTAGTAAAGAAAGATGAAGTTGAAAGAATTCCATATATCGGCCGATATATTTCACCATTTATTTAG
- a CDS encoding histidine kinase → MNWEEMREYVQPAIQSKVEEFHLYGFDRASEAEVWECLRKKKWKRDEEPKPVREIMNDVLRLSISDYMSYITVEAYKMPFDFPSS, encoded by the coding sequence ATGAATTGGGAAGAAATGAGAGAATATGTTCAGCCTGCAATCCAAAGTAAAGTGGAAGAATTTCACTTATACGGCTTTGACCGTGCAAGTGAAGCAGAAGTATGGGAATGCTTAAGAAAGAAAAAATGGAAACGAGATGAAGAGCCAAAGCCTGTGCGTGAAATTATGAATGATGTACTTAGACTCTCAATTAGCGATTATATGAGCTACATAACGGTTGAAGCTTATAAAATGCCATTTGATTTTCCGTCCTCTTAA
- the secDF gene encoding protein translocase subunit SecDF — MVKKGRIFIFFLLVLLLGGLIGMTTNQISGNIKLGLDLQGGFEVLYEVKPVNGETINQDVLISTVKALEKRVNVLGVSEPNIQIEGDDRIRVQLAGVSDQAKARELLSTEAKLTFRDVNDKELMTGAELVENGAKQTFDPETNKPIVSLTIKSAKKFAEVTEHVLNLAPNNQLVIWLDYEEGDSFAAEAGKEDPKFISAAGVGQVFNTTTVTITGEFTIEEAKEIADLLNAGALPVELEEMYSTSVGAQFGEKALQTTVFAGIIGIVAVFLFMLIFYRFPGIIAVVTLSVYIYLILLVFDWMNGVLTLPGIAAIILGVGMAVDANIITYERIKEELKTGKSVMSAYKAGNKRSLSTILDANITTLLAAGVLFVYGNSSVKGFATMLILSILLSFLTAIYGTRLFLGLWVNSRFLNKKLAYFGVKPSEVQNIDSDVGDYKIPTRYDKFDFVKHRKKYFMFSIAMVVVGIVLLSTLKLNLGIDFASGSRVEISSEQKLTKEQIKEDIESLDLNIEAKDIRLSGDESDLGVVRFVGELSQEEISELKGFIKDKYGAEPNVSTVSPTVGKELAKNAMIAVLIASIGIIIYVTIRFEIYMAIAAIIALLHDAFFIIAVFSLFRLEVDITFIAAVLTIVGYSINDTIVTFDRIREIMKIRGKKVKNFDDLAEVVNDSLRQTLGRSVSTVFTVVIVTVALLLLGSESIFNFSLALLIGLIAGTYSSLFIAAQLWLVWKGKNIGKKKPVKQVEEDLEP, encoded by the coding sequence ATGGTGAAAAAAGGACGCATTTTTATTTTCTTTCTACTTGTCTTGCTTTTAGGTGGCCTAATTGGAATGACAACCAATCAAATTTCAGGAAACATCAAACTTGGTCTCGACCTTCAAGGTGGTTTTGAAGTACTTTACGAAGTAAAACCGGTAAACGGTGAAACGATTAACCAAGATGTGTTAATCAGTACGGTCAAGGCACTGGAGAAAAGGGTAAACGTGTTAGGGGTAAGTGAGCCTAACATTCAAATTGAAGGAGACGACCGCATTCGTGTACAACTTGCGGGTGTCAGTGATCAAGCAAAAGCTAGAGAGCTATTGTCAACAGAAGCGAAGCTAACATTCCGTGATGTAAACGACAAGGAACTGATGACAGGTGCGGAACTTGTTGAAAATGGTGCAAAGCAAACATTTGATCCGGAAACAAATAAACCTATCGTATCTTTAACAATCAAGAGTGCGAAGAAGTTTGCTGAAGTAACAGAGCACGTTTTAAATTTAGCACCGAACAATCAACTCGTCATATGGCTTGATTATGAAGAAGGGGATTCATTTGCAGCAGAAGCTGGAAAAGAAGATCCGAAGTTTATCTCGGCTGCAGGTGTTGGACAAGTATTCAACACAACAACGGTTACCATCACTGGTGAATTTACCATTGAAGAAGCAAAGGAAATCGCAGATCTATTAAATGCTGGAGCACTGCCAGTTGAATTAGAAGAAATGTATTCAACTTCTGTTGGAGCTCAATTCGGTGAAAAAGCATTACAAACAACAGTATTTGCAGGGATTATCGGAATTGTAGCTGTGTTTTTATTTATGCTGATTTTCTACCGCTTCCCTGGAATCATCGCGGTTGTTACACTAAGTGTGTATATTTATTTAATATTACTCGTATTTGACTGGATGAATGGTGTGCTGACACTACCAGGTATAGCAGCAATTATACTAGGGGTAGGTATGGCAGTAGATGCCAACATTATCACATATGAACGCATAAAAGAAGAGCTGAAAACTGGTAAGTCTGTTATGTCTGCTTATAAAGCAGGTAACAAACGATCACTTTCAACAATCCTAGATGCAAATATTACAACGTTACTGGCAGCGGGTGTACTATTCGTCTATGGTAACAGTTCTGTAAAAGGCTTTGCGACGATGTTAATCTTAAGTATTTTACTAAGCTTTCTAACAGCTATTTACGGTACTCGCTTATTCTTAGGTCTTTGGGTGAATAGTCGTTTCTTAAATAAAAAGCTAGCCTATTTTGGTGTGAAGCCCTCTGAAGTACAAAATATTGATTCTGATGTTGGTGACTACAAAATTCCAACTAGATACGATAAGTTTGACTTCGTAAAGCATCGTAAAAAGTACTTTATGTTCTCCATAGCTATGGTAGTGGTTGGAATTGTTCTTCTCTCGACGCTAAAGCTAAATCTCGGAATTGACTTTGCAAGTGGATCCCGAGTAGAGATTTCATCAGAGCAGAAATTGACAAAAGAGCAAATTAAAGAGGATATTGAGTCATTAGACTTAAATATTGAAGCGAAGGATATACGACTATCAGGTGATGAGTCTGATCTTGGAGTAGTTCGATTTGTAGGTGAGCTGTCTCAAGAGGAAATTTCTGAACTAAAAGGGTTTATAAAAGACAAGTACGGTGCAGAGCCTAATGTGAGTACTGTTTCACCAACAGTAGGAAAAGAGTTAGCTAAAAATGCGATGATTGCTGTATTAATTGCATCGATTGGAATCATTATCTACGTGACCATCCGTTTTGAGATCTACATGGCAATTGCTGCCATTATAGCCCTGCTTCATGATGCGTTCTTTATTATCGCAGTATTTAGCTTATTTAGACTCGAAGTGGACATCACCTTCATTGCAGCTGTGTTAACAATTGTCGGGTATTCGATAAATGATACAATTGTAACCTTTGACCGAATTAGAGAAATCATGAAAATACGTGGCAAGAAGGTTAAAAACTTTGATGACTTAGCTGAAGTAGTAAATGACAGCTTACGCCAAACGTTAGGGCGTTCTGTAAGTACAGTGTTCACGGTTGTTATTGTTACAGTTGCTTTACTGCTTCTTGGTAGTGAATCGATCTTTAACTTCTCATTAGCCCTATTAATTGGACTAATCGCTGGTACGTATTCATCATTATTCATTGCCGCACAACTATGGTTAGTGTGGAAAGGGAAGAATATCGGAAAGAAGAAGCCAGTAAAGCAAGTGGAAGAAGATTTAGAGCCTTAA
- a CDS encoding cation transporter, giving the protein MGENQDRFRQGEIAALSSIAANIILAIIKGIVGVISNSKALLADAVNSASDVVGSIAVYIGVRAAKAPPDEDHPYGHGKAESIAAIIVAVLVFMVGIEIGRSSIESFFHEIQPPTMPAIYAILFSILVKEIMFRYKIKVGKRINSDAIIVNAYEDRSDVFSSLAALVGIGASILGGKFGIDWLVYADPVAGIFVSVFVIIMAWKLGSESIHTALDHVLHDEETKEMRDLVLQVEGVKKIDGFFAREHGHYVIVDLKISVDPYITVEEGHKIGKNVKSELIQHANVQDVFIHVNPYNEE; this is encoded by the coding sequence TTGGGAGAGAATCAAGATCGTTTTAGACAAGGAGAAATTGCTGCATTATCCAGTATTGCAGCGAATATCATTCTTGCCATTATTAAAGGAATAGTAGGTGTAATTAGTAATAGTAAAGCATTACTAGCAGATGCGGTGAATTCAGCTTCTGATGTTGTAGGATCTATTGCCGTCTATATTGGGGTTCGTGCAGCAAAAGCCCCACCTGATGAGGACCATCCATACGGACATGGGAAGGCTGAATCAATCGCAGCAATCATTGTGGCCGTATTAGTGTTTATGGTTGGTATTGAAATTGGGAGGTCCTCTATTGAGTCCTTTTTTCACGAGATACAACCACCAACAATGCCTGCTATCTATGCAATTTTGTTTTCGATTTTAGTAAAAGAAATCATGTTTCGATATAAGATCAAAGTGGGTAAAAGAATAAATAGTGATGCCATTATTGTCAATGCTTATGAAGACCGATCAGATGTATTTTCTTCACTTGCGGCTCTAGTTGGAATTGGTGCTTCCATTTTAGGAGGAAAATTCGGTATTGATTGGCTCGTTTATGCTGACCCTGTTGCAGGGATATTTGTTTCTGTATTTGTCATTATTATGGCTTGGAAGTTAGGTTCTGAATCTATACATACTGCATTAGATCATGTACTTCATGATGAAGAAACAAAAGAGATGAGAGATCTTGTTCTTCAGGTAGAGGGTGTAAAGAAAATTGATGGTTTCTTTGCCCGGGAACATGGTCATTATGTAATAGTTGATTTGAAGATTTCAGTTGATCCCTACATTACAGTAGAAGAAGGGCACAAAATAGGGAAAAATGTTAAAAGTGAACTTATCCAGCATGCAAACGTACAAGATGTTTTCATTCATGTGAACCCCTATAATGAAGAATAA
- a CDS encoding DUF1049 domain-containing protein, with product MKGQWTLILALLFALIVAIFAVINVNPVEVDYLFGVANWPLILVILGSSVMGAIAAGSIGIFRLLQQQRRIKQLQKENQELQKKLHDHGQNEQLRKQNYELQQNSSKIEETIED from the coding sequence ATGAAAGGTCAATGGACGCTAATTTTAGCTTTATTATTTGCACTAATTGTAGCCATATTTGCGGTCATTAACGTCAATCCAGTAGAAGTAGACTATTTATTTGGTGTTGCGAATTGGCCATTAATACTTGTTATTCTAGGCTCAAGTGTAATGGGAGCCATCGCTGCAGGTTCAATTGGAATTTTTCGTTTATTACAACAACAAAGAAGAATCAAACAGTTACAAAAAGAAAATCAAGAATTACAAAAGAAATTGCATGATCATGGACAAAATGAACAATTAAGAAAGCAAAACTACGAGCTGCAGCAAAATTCGAGTAAGATTGAAGAAACTATAGAAGACTAG